In Mycoplasmopsis meleagridis, the genomic stretch ATTAGTCTAAATAATAAACTAATGCAATTAAAGTTGAAAAATGAAGATGAAAATAAAATTAATAAGCTAATTAATAAAATTATAAATTTAGGTGAAAAAAGAAAAAAAATAAGAATTGTTGGAAATAGAAATTCATTGTTAAATTTTAACGTTACAATAGCAACTTTAATTTTAGTAGCGATAATTTTTTTAATTGTTTGACTAATTGCTACTAAGGTTAGTCAAAATGTTCTTGATAAAGGAATTGTAAGTAATCGTTTTGCATTGATTATGTTAATGACCTTAGGTTTTGCAGCAATGATAATTTTTCTTTGAATCGCAAGATTTTACATGAAACCTAAACATTTATTAGTTATTGTTCCCATAGTAATTTTTTCTGCTTTTATTGAACTTATCAATGTTCCATTAATTTCTCTTGCAGACGCTTTGACAAATTCTAATAGCGGCGAAGGATCAAAAGATATATTTATTTATATTTTTACTCATACATTATTATCTCCACTTAAAATTTGAGTAAATATGTTAGTAATTTTCTTTACTTACAACATCATTAATCCGTTAATAAATAAAAATAATGAAATTTCTTATTAAGAAGCTCTAGCTTCTTTTTTATAACCTAGTAAAAATAATAAAGAGGAGAAACAAATGTCAAAAAAAATACAAAAAATTTACGTTTGTGGGCCAACTGTTTATAACCATATTCATATTGGTAATTTAAGACCTATTTTGACATTTGATCTTATTTTAAAGGGATATAGAGAACAAAATATTCCTTTTAAATTTATTCATAATATAACAGATATTGATGACAAAATTATCAATAAAGCTATTGAAGAAAATAAAAGCGAAAAGGAAATTAGTGAGTTTTATACTGAAAAATATTTGAATCTTTTAAAAGATCTTAACATTGATACAATTACTCAAATTGAAAAAGTAACTGATAATATAAATTTCATTGAAAGCTACATAACTAAAATAATTAATGCAAATTCAGCATATAAAGATGAAAATAATAATGTATGATTTGACATTTCAAGAAATCAAAAAAACTATGGTACTGTATCTAAGCAAAATATAGACAAAATGATTTTTGACGAATTATCATATGGAAAAAAATTTAAAGGCGATTTCGCACTTTGGAAAAATACTACTTTGGGTATTAAGTATAAAACTTCTTTAGGACTAGGTAGACCAGGTTGACACACCGAATGTTGTGCTTTAATTGA encodes the following:
- a CDS encoding ECF transporter S component, with the translated sequence MLNGWREGKFFGKWTIRKISFVGILIAISVVFLIISVSFVPFFSYPSFKISFVGLPVKITGFIFGPIIGGLVGLLSDLLSFLFLPTNYNPLYTLATALNGVIAGIIGWLFMKLITYYFDGSYRDTVYEMKIISLNNKLMQLKLKNEDENKINKLINKIINLGEKRKKIRIVGNRNSLLNFNVTIATLILVAIIFLIVWLIATKVSQNVLDKGIVSNRFALIMLMTLGFAAMIIFLWIARFYMKPKHLLVIVPIVIFSAFIELINVPLISLADALTNSNSGEGSKDIFIYIFTHTLLSPLKIWVNMLVIFFTYNIINPLINKNNEISY